The stretch of DNA AAGCAGTGGCTATAGACGGAAGAGGAAAAGAATCTACTTTGGAGTTCGCGTCCATTCAATTGGATACGGACATTGAGGACGGAATATTTAACTATCATATTAGCGGAAATGCAAAAATTGTAAATAACCCACTTGTAAGCGAGAATTAGTAATGGATAGAAAAAGAGTAGGGCAGATTTTAAAAGAAGCAAGAGAAGCAAAAAAACTAGCAGTTAGAGATGTGGCTAAAGAAACAAAAATTTCTGTTAAGTTTATTTTAGCACTTGAAAATGAAGATTACGCGCAGTTCCCCGGAGAAACCTTTGCCTTGGGTTTTTTAAGAAACTATTCCGATTATTTAAAAACAGACACAGGTGCTTTAATCAATTTGTACAAGGGAGAAAAAATCGAAGAATCTCAGGTGCCTTTAGAAGAGTTGACTAAGCCAACAATTGCAGGGTTTGGCAGCTTTGATAAGTTTAGAGCAATTACCGTTCTTGGAACTCTTGCTGTACTATTTTCAGTTTATTTAATTTTTAAAGCATTTGAAGGAAACGATTCCAGTTTTGAAGACGAGCACTCAAGCGAGGTATCAAAAGAAAAAACTGAGTTGCCGAGAGATTTAACATTTGTTTCTCAGTCAGTCCCGGAAAATACGAGTGTGCCGTTTATATTAACTTCTGAAAGAGGAGTCAGTTTTAGCGTAAGCAATCAGCAATGCAATATATTTATTAAAAGCGCCAAAGAAAATTCTGACCCTTCTCAAAATAAAGCTGTGATAGGTTTTAATATTGCCTCCGATAGAAAAATCTATTCCTTTGAAACGAAAGTTGGAGATGAAACAGTTTTAACAAACAGTATTCCTGAGTTGTCAACTTTGCGAAGAGATATTCGAATCTTGACCCAAGCCATTACCGGTAAGTCCGCTAAATTGCTAATCACCTTGAGTGAAGAAAAAGCAGGTACCGTAAAAAAACCGGTAGGAGATGTTCCTATACAAGTTGCACTGTATTTTTTAAAATCCAGCTATTTAGAATATATTTTAGACGGGCAAATGGGAGAGAGAGGGCTTGTAGCTGCGGGGGAAGTTAGACAATTGGAAGCCAAGGACAGGTTGGAAATAAAAGTCGGAGACGGTGGGGCAGTTGAGATGGTACAAAATGGGAAAGATAAGGTAAGATTGGGAAAACCCGGTAAACTCGTAAAAAAAGTGTATTATAAAGCACCGAGCCTTTATGATAGTACTCAATACACTATAAAAGAGCTTGGTGAATAGTGAAAAGTTTGAAGAATAGAAAAATTTCTATTTCCAAGCCAAAGTTTTCTGATAATAAAAAATCTTTTTATATCACTACATTAGGATGTCCTAAAAATACTGCCGACTCAAGAAGTATGAGAGAGTCTCTAATCCGAGAAGGATTCTTCCCTGCGGATAATCCTGAAAATAGCAATTTTCATTTGATCAATAGTTGTACTTTCATTAAAGGGGCAACTAAGGAAACTATAGAAACTATTTTGGAAGCAGGAGAAATCAAAAAAAAAGAAAAGGATCAAAAATTAGTAGTGGTTGGTTGTTTTGCAGAGCGATACCCGGATGAAATTAAAAAAGAAATTCCCGAAGTCGATTATGTTTTTGGTACAGGGCAATACGACAAAGCAGGTCTATTACTAAAAGAAAAGTTTTCTAAAGACCTAAAGGTATTCACAAGATTTGAGGATGAATTATTTATTCGAGAGAGTGAAAGTGATGCACAAACCCCCCATGCATTTATAAAAATTTCTGATGGCTGCAATAGAGGGTGTAGTTTTTGTATCATTCCAAAATTGAGAGGTAGTTTTAGAGAAGTTTCTCTTTTTGAAATTTTGGAAGATTGCAAGAAAATGCTGAATAAGGGAGCCATAGAGCTTTGCTTGGTTTCTCAGGATTCGGTATTCTATGGGAAAAATACTGAAATTTTGATGGATACGATTCAAAAAATTACGGATTTGGACAAGCTGAAACTTCTTAGACTACTGTATTTATACCCTGATAAGAAGACCGAAAAACTTTTAGATTTGGTAATACAAAACGAAAAAATTGCACCTTACTTTGAATCTCCTATTCAACACGTATCTGATAAAATTTTAAAATCAATGAATCGTACTGGAAGCTATTCATTTTACAAAAATCTTTTTTTAAAAGCGAGACAAAAATCAGGATTGGAAATTCGCACATCTATAATACTCGGCTTTCCGGGTGAGACCACAGAAGACGTTGATCTGGTTTTAAAATTTATAGAAGAAGTCAAACCTGAAAAATTAGCATTATTTAGTTTCTCTCCTGAAGAAGATACACCTGCGTACAATCTACCAAGAAATATCTCCGGGAAAGAAGTGAGTCACAGAGTCAATCTTGTAAGAGATTTTCATTTGGAGATATTAAAAAAAATTCACCAAGAAAGAATTGGCAAGATATTTGATGCGATTGTGTCAGAAAAAGAAGATGAAAACTTTTTGGTAAGAAGATTTCAAGACGCACCAGAAATAGACGAAATAGTTTTTGTAGATAAGAAAGATTTAAAATTGGGGCAAATTGGAAAGGTTCGAATTGATTCATTTTCCGAATACGATATGGAAGGTACTTGGATACAATGAAGTTTGAAAAAGAATTGAACTTTCCGAATATTCTGACAGTTGTTCGCGTTTTGATTGTACCTTTTTTTATATATTTTCTATTTCAAGACGGTTTAGTTTATAGAGTGACTGCATTTTTATTTTTCGTTCTCGCTTCTCTAACTGACCTTATCGATGGGTATCTCGCAAGAAAGTGGAATCAAGAAACTGAGTTTGGAAAATTCTTAGACCCCCTAGCGGATAAGATTTTAGTGATCGGTAGCTTCATCACTTTTATTCTATTAGACGAGCAGATTGAGTTGTGGATGGTATTACTGATTATTTTTAGAGATATGCTGATTACTACGCTTAGGTTTTTGGCAATTCGTTTAAATAAATCTCTACGAACTACCATGATGGGAAAAGTAAAAACTACTTTTCAGATGACCGCAATTTTACTGCTTCTCATTTTCTTTATGTTGCTATCTATTCGAGAAAGAAATGCGATAAACTTAATTTTTGAAAATGGAAGGGCAAGCGGGCTTACGGTTTTTGAGATTGCGAACGATAATTTTTTTAATCTATACAATACTTTAAGTTCTGGTATTCAATTATCTATTTCTCAGTGTATTTTTCAAATAGCTACATTTGTCCCGTATTATGCAATGTTATTTACTACTTTTATCACAGTTTTGTCCGGGTTAAGATATTTAGTCACAAATTTAGAGTTATTAAAATTGCAAAATTTACTACAGGTATTGTTTAGAAAAAAATGAACTCTAAAGAAATCCTTTTTAAGGTTGTAGATAAAGAAAATCTTACAAAAAATGAGGCGTATGATTTTTTATCTCTTGTAATGAAAGGAGATTTCTCGGAAATTCTTCTGTCATCTTTTCTTACAGCCATGAAGTTCAAGGGAGAGGTTTCAGACGAGCTTTTTGGCTTTGCTAGGGCAATGAGAGACGCTGCGATTAAGCCAAAAAGGAAGTTTGATTTTGATTTTTTAGATACTTGCGGAACGGGTGGAGATGGTAAAAATTCGATAAATATATCTACATTGGCAGCACTTACCCTTGCATCTATGGGAGTGAAGGTTGCAAAGCACGGCAATCGCTCTGTTTCTTCTGTTTGCGGATCCAGTGATTTGTTGATTGAGTTAGGCTATAAAATGGACAAAACTCACGAAGAGGTCGAAGAAAATTTTTTGCGGTTTGGTTTTGTATTTTTGTTTGCACCATTTTGGCACCCTGCAATGAAGTTTGCTGCCAATGTGAGAAAAGAGTTAGGGTTTAGGACATTTTTTAACTTGATCGGTCCTCTGTGCAATCCATTTTCTGCACCTTACCAGATTGTTGGAGTCTATTCAAAAGAATACCTTGAAATTATAAGTAAGGTTTTAATTCAGTTGGAGTTGAAAAAATCCATAGTATGCCACTCTGAAGACGGATTTGATGAATTTTCAGTATTTCATCCTACACTATATTATCACTCTAATGGAAATGATTTATCAAAAGAAATATTTCACCCATCAGTGTTGAAGTTGAAAAATCTAAAAGAAGAAGAAATTTTCACTGATTCGAGAGAAAAATCGGTTAAAATGGTCAAAGAAATTCTTTTGGGAAAGATCAACACTGGTAGCTATGCTGTTGCTTTGAACGCAGGCGTATCACTTTATCTTATGGAAATAGTAAAATCTATTCCAGAAGGATTTGAAAGGGCTTTGTCTGAGATAGAGTGTGGCAAGATCAATGAATATTTTAGTAGAATTTTAAACGGGTAGAAAAACTAATCAATTTATAAGCCTAAAGGAGGCTTTTTTTATGCTAAACAATGAGTACTTTTTTCAGATAGGGGCAATACTTGCACAAGACAGTGGCGCAGACCCTAACAAATCAATATTTTCAACGTTAATTTTGATTCCGGTGATGTTTATTATCATGTATTTTTTGGTGATACGTCCTCAAAGAAAAGAAGAAAAAAAGAAAAAAGAAATGATTGCTAATCTAAAAAAAGGGGACTCGGTATTAACAACCTCCGGGATTTACGGTAAAATTGTAGAGTTCAAAGACAATAACGAAACTGTGGTTTTGAATATTGCCCAAGATACAAATGTTTTGTTTGCTGCTTCTTCTGTGATTAAAAAGAAATAGAGTGATGATTCGGATATTTTCTTTTCTTATTTGTTTTATTCTTTTGTTTTCTTCTTATCTGTATTCACAGGAAGGAGAAGATGATTTTTTAGATAAAGTCAGTGAAGAAAAGCCAAAGAAGGTTACCAAAAAAGAGAATCCGAAAAATAGTCCTCAACCAAAACGAAAAAGAAAAAAAAAGAAATCTATAAGTAAGACCAAAAATTCAATCAATAAAAAAAAGATAGAAAATACTTTAGAAAAATCTGAAAACAATAGTTCTGTTTCACCTCAAAAATACAGTGAGGGCGATTGGATCAACGAAGAGTTGGAAGTGAAATCAGATCGAATTGAAGGAATAGACCGGAAACCTGAAAATCTTTCAACTAATACAGAAAAGAAATCGACTGATTTCTCTTTTAACTCAGAAAATAAAACAACTATTTCTGTTACTGAACCGAAACCTATAGAGACCAAATCCTTATTAGAGAAATTCTTTGGATCTTTTTC from Leptospiraceae bacterium encodes:
- a CDS encoding helix-turn-helix domain-containing protein, translated to MDRKRVGQILKEAREAKKLAVRDVAKETKISVKFILALENEDYAQFPGETFALGFLRNYSDYLKTDTGALINLYKGEKIEESQVPLEELTKPTIAGFGSFDKFRAITVLGTLAVLFSVYLIFKAFEGNDSSFEDEHSSEVSKEKTELPRDLTFVSQSVPENTSVPFILTSERGVSFSVSNQQCNIFIKSAKENSDPSQNKAVIGFNIASDRKIYSFETKVGDETVLTNSIPELSTLRRDIRILTQAITGKSAKLLITLSEEKAGTVKKPVGDVPIQVALYFLKSSYLEYILDGQMGERGLVAAGEVRQLEAKDRLEIKVGDGGAVEMVQNGKDKVRLGKPGKLVKKVYYKAPSLYDSTQYTIKELGE
- a CDS encoding MiaB/RimO family radical SAM methylthiotransferase, with amino-acid sequence MSKPKFSDNKKSFYITTLGCPKNTADSRSMRESLIREGFFPADNPENSNFHLINSCTFIKGATKETIETILEAGEIKKKEKDQKLVVVGCFAERYPDEIKKEIPEVDYVFGTGQYDKAGLLLKEKFSKDLKVFTRFEDELFIRESESDAQTPHAFIKISDGCNRGCSFCIIPKLRGSFREVSLFEILEDCKKMLNKGAIELCLVSQDSVFYGKNTEILMDTIQKITDLDKLKLLRLLYLYPDKKTEKLLDLVIQNEKIAPYFESPIQHVSDKILKSMNRTGSYSFYKNLFLKARQKSGLEIRTSIILGFPGETTEDVDLVLKFIEEVKPEKLALFSFSPEEDTPAYNLPRNISGKEVSHRVNLVRDFHLEILKKIHQERIGKIFDAIVSEKEDENFLVRRFQDAPEIDEIVFVDKKDLKLGQIGKVRIDSFSEYDMEGTWIQ
- the pgsA gene encoding CDP-diacylglycerol--glycerol-3-phosphate 3-phosphatidyltransferase, which codes for MKFEKELNFPNILTVVRVLIVPFFIYFLFQDGLVYRVTAFLFFVLASLTDLIDGYLARKWNQETEFGKFLDPLADKILVIGSFITFILLDEQIELWMVLLIIFRDMLITTLRFLAIRLNKSLRTTMMGKVKTTFQMTAILLLLIFFMLLSIRERNAINLIFENGRASGLTVFEIANDNFFNLYNTLSSGIQLSISQCIFQIATFVPYYAMLFTTFITVLSGLRYLVTNLELLKLQNLLQVLFRKK
- the trpD gene encoding anthranilate phosphoribosyltransferase, which translates into the protein MNSKEILFKVVDKENLTKNEAYDFLSLVMKGDFSEILLSSFLTAMKFKGEVSDELFGFARAMRDAAIKPKRKFDFDFLDTCGTGGDGKNSINISTLAALTLASMGVKVAKHGNRSVSSVCGSSDLLIELGYKMDKTHEEVEENFLRFGFVFLFAPFWHPAMKFAANVRKELGFRTFFNLIGPLCNPFSAPYQIVGVYSKEYLEIISKVLIQLELKKSIVCHSEDGFDEFSVFHPTLYYHSNGNDLSKEIFHPSVLKLKNLKEEEIFTDSREKSVKMVKEILLGKINTGSYAVALNAGVSLYLMEIVKSIPEGFERALSEIECGKINEYFSRILNG
- the yajC gene encoding preprotein translocase subunit YajC → MLNNEYFFQIGAILAQDSGADPNKSIFSTLILIPVMFIIMYFLVIRPQRKEEKKKKEMIANLKKGDSVLTTSGIYGKIVEFKDNNETVVLNIAQDTNVLFAASSVIKKK